The following are encoded together in the Adhaeribacter arboris genome:
- a CDS encoding pseudouridine synthase — MKILTASLKHLIVQKLRISNKQAIAYITSGRVQVNGEKGQVQQALQPADKVTFGAQVLKEPQAFIYLAYYKPRGIESTLNTNIQNNLAAALHVEHPVFPVGRLDKDSEGLMLLTNNGNIYDKIIHAKSHQEKEYLVTVNKPLTPEALAQLSEGVIIMGQKTRPAQVQQISATTFRIILTQGLNRQIRRMCYKLGYQVQQLVRLRMVNLELGLLKPGEWRYLSSQEIQELNQIIFN, encoded by the coding sequence ATGAAAATTCTGACGGCTTCGCTGAAGCATTTAATCGTGCAGAAATTAAGAATTTCAAATAAGCAAGCAATCGCATACATCACTTCGGGCCGGGTGCAGGTAAACGGGGAAAAAGGCCAGGTGCAGCAAGCCTTGCAGCCAGCAGATAAAGTTACGTTTGGTGCGCAGGTGCTGAAAGAGCCGCAAGCTTTTATTTACCTGGCGTATTACAAACCGCGGGGTATTGAATCCACCTTAAATACGAACATCCAGAACAACCTGGCAGCTGCTTTACATGTAGAACACCCCGTATTTCCGGTTGGGCGCTTAGATAAAGATTCGGAAGGATTAATGCTGCTGACTAATAACGGAAATATTTACGATAAAATTATCCATGCCAAGAGCCACCAGGAAAAAGAGTATTTGGTAACCGTAAATAAGCCTTTAACGCCGGAAGCATTAGCCCAACTAAGCGAAGGTGTTATTATTATGGGCCAAAAAACCCGGCCGGCTCAGGTACAGCAAATAAGTGCAACTACGTTCCGGATTATTCTTACGCAAGGTCTTAACCGCCAGATCCGGCGCATGTGTTATAAGCTTGGGTACCAGGTACAACAGCTCGTCCGCTTACGGATGGTAAACCTAGAATTAGGTTTGCTAAAACCCGGCGAATGGCGCTATTTGTCTTCCCAAGAAATTCAGGAATTAAATCAAATTATTTTTAACTGA
- a CDS encoding SDR family oxidoreductase: protein MSPVLSANGELNPVNSTAAPLENPNTKYPKPPFKGQSQPWPGLASQMDPRPDHGEKSYKGSGRLKGRKALITGGDSGMGRAAAIAYAREGADVAINYYPSEEADAKEVVELIKAEGRKAIAIPGDLREEAFCQKMVAEAVKGLGGLDILVSNAARQQTRASILEVSSEDFDATMKTNIYAPFWIIKAALPHLPPGSVIIGTTSEQATDPSPELYDYAQTKAATTNYVRSLAKQLAPKGIRVNGVAPGPIWTPLQVSGGATQEKLKKFGGDTPMGRPGQPVELASIYVQLAASDASYATGQIYGATGGAGQP, encoded by the coding sequence ATGAGTCCGGTTTTATCCGCTAACGGCGAACTAAACCCAGTAAATTCCACGGCGGCACCCCTCGAAAATCCTAATACTAAATATCCAAAGCCTCCTTTTAAAGGGCAGTCGCAGCCTTGGCCGGGTCTGGCCAGCCAAATGGACCCGCGTCCGGATCACGGGGAGAAAAGTTATAAAGGTTCCGGCAGATTAAAAGGTAGAAAAGCCTTAATAACCGGCGGGGATTCCGGCATGGGACGTGCGGCCGCCATTGCTTATGCCCGCGAAGGGGCCGATGTAGCCATTAACTATTATCCATCCGAAGAAGCGGATGCCAAAGAAGTAGTCGAGCTGATTAAAGCCGAAGGCCGGAAAGCCATTGCCATTCCCGGCGATCTGCGCGAAGAAGCTTTTTGCCAGAAAATGGTAGCTGAAGCCGTAAAAGGTTTAGGCGGATTAGATATTTTGGTGAGCAACGCGGCGCGGCAACAAACCCGGGCTTCTATTCTGGAAGTTTCGTCGGAAGATTTTGATGCTACCATGAAAACCAATATCTACGCGCCTTTCTGGATAATTAAAGCGGCCCTGCCGCATTTGCCACCCGGCTCGGTCATTATTGGAACTACCTCGGAGCAAGCCACCGACCCTTCGCCGGAATTATACGACTACGCCCAAACCAAAGCGGCTACCACTAATTACGTACGATCTTTGGCCAAACAACTAGCTCCTAAAGGCATTCGGGTAAACGGAGTAGCTCCCGGTCCTATCTGGACGCCTTTACAGGTAAGTGGCGGCGCCACCCAGGAAAAATTAAAAAAATTCGGTGGCGATACGCCTATGGGTCGGCCCGGACAACCCGTTGAATTAGCTTCGATTTACGTGCAGTTAGCCGCCAGTGATGCCAGCTACGCTACGGGGCAGATTTACGGCGCTACCGGTGGAGCCGGACAACCCTAG
- a CDS encoding AraC family transcriptional regulator codes for MVAGIKLGFKGLKVSVLYQQSNGWIYPVKRLYCDKNNAFYAMSLQATVIRDILHHAPTYGAAYDQLSALSGFRKEDFTDSEKLVEWEKSAKLWDLLVNLTGDELIGLHMGLEITPATLGMVGLLVQSSKNVSEAFQVYAQYGYMVCAMMDITYTEAGRTATVEFHQNSFWQSKYPVSARQGMDNSLSGTLNILRVLTGKNIYPLAVETEYSKKNISEYTRLLQTTVVFNAPVTKIIFHLDDMLCSLITSDKSVYELFTNILGQKKALYLQSSCSKALKQLLLMQFKGQIPTIEEAAANLKMSPRSLQRKLLEEKTSYRQLANEVKKDIALQLLRHSPHNITQVAGILGYSDLPAFRRAFKSWTQETPKSLKRRNTEQPELM; via the coding sequence ATGGTAGCGGGCATAAAATTAGGTTTTAAAGGTCTAAAGGTTAGTGTTTTGTACCAGCAAAGTAACGGTTGGATTTACCCGGTAAAAAGGTTATATTGTGATAAAAACAATGCATTTTACGCCATGTCGTTACAAGCAACCGTAATCCGCGATATTTTACATCACGCTCCCACCTATGGAGCTGCCTATGACCAATTAAGTGCCCTTAGTGGCTTTAGGAAAGAAGATTTTACAGATTCGGAAAAACTGGTAGAGTGGGAGAAATCGGCGAAGTTGTGGGATTTACTGGTCAACCTGACTGGGGACGAGCTGATTGGTTTGCACATGGGCCTGGAAATTACCCCGGCTACCCTGGGCATGGTGGGGCTGTTGGTGCAAAGCAGTAAAAATGTAAGCGAAGCTTTTCAAGTGTATGCGCAATATGGCTACATGGTTTGCGCCATGATGGATATAACCTACACCGAAGCGGGTCGTACGGCTACCGTAGAATTTCACCAGAACAGCTTTTGGCAATCGAAATACCCCGTTAGTGCCCGGCAAGGAATGGATAATTCGCTTTCTGGTACCTTAAACATTCTCCGGGTTTTAACCGGTAAAAATATTTACCCCCTTGCCGTAGAAACCGAATATTCCAAAAAGAATATTAGTGAGTATACCCGCTTGCTTCAAACCACGGTCGTCTTTAACGCGCCGGTTACCAAAATAATTTTTCACCTCGACGATATGCTTTGTTCTTTAATAACCAGCGATAAATCGGTGTACGAGTTATTCACCAATATCCTGGGACAAAAGAAAGCTCTTTACCTGCAAAGCAGTTGCAGCAAAGCTTTAAAACAATTGCTGTTGATGCAGTTTAAAGGGCAAATTCCCACCATTGAAGAAGCAGCGGCTAATTTAAAAATGAGCCCGCGTAGCCTCCAACGCAAATTGCTCGAAGAAAAAACCAGCTACCGCCAACTAGCCAATGAAGTAAAAAAAGATATTGCCTTACAGCTTTTACGTCACTCCCCGCACAACATTACCCAAGTGGCCGGTATTTTAGGCTACTCCGACTTGCCCGCTTTCCGGCGCGCCTTTAAAAGCTGGACCCAGGAAACTCCCAAATCTCTGAAACGCCGCAACACGGAACAGCCGGAGTTGATGTAG
- a CDS encoding glycosyltransferase, which translates to MPATIQTTISVVTPSVSSQKRILFACMPADGHFNPLTSLAVHLKAAGHDVRWYTGSIFAKKLAALQIPYLPFKHAQEITVQNIDEVYPQRREIKSQVKKLSFDICHYFILRGPEFYADIKEMEQAFPFDILIADSAFTGIPFVKEKLNKPVIAVGVTPLTETSKDLPPALLGLTPTKGIFGRGKQALQRFLAEKILFREPNKVMRRVLGAHGIDTGRYNIFDALIQKSTVFLQSGTPGFEYQRSDLSSHIHFIGPLLPYSESAYQPLPFLDKLKSYKKVILVTQGTFEADSSKLIIPTLEAYKNSDYLVIVTTAGWHTAELRAKYPYANCLIEDFIPFSQIMPLVDVYVSNGGYGGVLLSIANHLPMVVGGQHEGKNEICARVGYFKLGINLKTETPAQQQIKVAVEQVLTNKTYRENVRALAAEFTQYNAPLLCEQYVNQLTGVLPEPSWN; encoded by the coding sequence ATGCCCGCTACCATTCAAACTACTATCTCCGTAGTAACACCCAGCGTAAGCTCCCAAAAACGAATTTTATTTGCTTGCATGCCCGCCGACGGCCATTTTAATCCGCTTACCAGTCTGGCGGTTCACCTGAAAGCGGCCGGGCACGACGTGCGTTGGTATACCGGTTCTATCTTCGCTAAGAAACTCGCAGCTCTGCAAATTCCCTACTTACCGTTTAAACACGCTCAAGAAATTACGGTCCAGAACATCGACGAAGTATATCCGCAGCGCCGGGAAATAAAAAGTCAGGTTAAAAAATTAAGTTTTGATATTTGTCATTACTTCATTTTGCGCGGCCCGGAATTTTACGCCGACATTAAAGAAATGGAACAAGCATTTCCGTTTGATATCTTGATTGCCGATTCTGCTTTTACCGGGATTCCTTTTGTCAAAGAAAAGCTGAACAAGCCCGTTATTGCCGTGGGAGTCACGCCTCTTACCGAAACTTCCAAAGATTTACCGCCTGCCCTACTGGGCCTTACGCCGACCAAGGGAATTTTCGGTCGGGGCAAGCAAGCCTTGCAACGTTTCTTAGCTGAAAAAATCTTGTTCCGCGAACCAAACAAAGTTATGCGCCGGGTATTGGGCGCGCACGGTATTGATACCGGACGATACAATATTTTCGACGCCCTCATTCAGAAATCAACGGTGTTTTTGCAAAGCGGTACCCCCGGTTTCGAATACCAGCGCAGCGACCTGAGTTCTCATATCCATTTTATCGGTCCTTTGCTGCCTTACTCCGAATCTGCTTACCAACCCTTACCTTTCCTGGACAAATTGAAATCGTATAAAAAAGTAATTCTGGTAACGCAAGGCACTTTCGAAGCGGATAGTTCTAAATTAATTATTCCCACTTTAGAAGCGTATAAAAATTCGGATTATCTGGTAATTGTTACTACTGCTGGTTGGCACACCGCTGAACTCCGCGCGAAATACCCTTACGCTAATTGCCTAATCGAAGACTTTATTCCGTTTAGCCAGATTATGCCTTTGGTGGACGTGTACGTTTCTAATGGCGGCTACGGCGGGGTTTTACTCAGCATTGCTAATCATTTACCCATGGTGGTTGGCGGTCAGCACGAAGGCAAAAACGAGATTTGCGCCCGGGTAGGATATTTTAAACTTGGTATAAACCTGAAAACCGAAACTCCGGCCCAGCAACAAATTAAAGTTGCCGTAGAACAGGTACTTACCAATAAAACTTACCGGGAAAATGTACGCGCCTTAGCCGCTGAATTTACGCAATACAATGCTCCGCTTTTGTGCGAACAATACGTGAACCAACTCACCGGGGTGTTGCCGGAGCCATCCTGGAATTAG